Proteins from a genomic interval of Acidimicrobiales bacterium:
- a CDS encoding GNAT family N-acetyltransferase: MQARLATTADIEHLGAALAAAFATDPVWGWVVGDADRWDRRAPAMFAAEVAAKRRYGHTYTTDDRGGAALWAPPGTWRGTAAEAFRLAPPMLRLTGGAGARRGIGLLRATDRAHPKGDHWYLALLGTHPDHQGRGVASSALAPVLERCDLDGTGAYLESSNPANVPFYERHGFRVTDRVAPGGCPPLDLMWRDPQGPSRPAP; encoded by the coding sequence ATGCAGGCCCGGCTGGCCACCACGGCCGACATCGAGCACCTCGGCGCGGCCCTGGCCGCCGCCTTCGCCACCGATCCCGTGTGGGGCTGGGTCGTCGGCGACGCCGACCGCTGGGACCGCCGGGCCCCGGCCATGTTCGCGGCCGAGGTGGCGGCCAAGCGCCGCTACGGGCACACCTACACCACCGACGACCGGGGCGGGGCCGCCCTGTGGGCCCCGCCGGGCACGTGGCGGGGCACGGCGGCCGAGGCCTTCCGCCTGGCCCCTCCCATGCTCCGGCTCACCGGCGGAGCCGGGGCCCGGCGGGGCATCGGCCTGCTGCGGGCCACCGACCGGGCCCACCCCAAGGGCGACCACTGGTACCTGGCCCTGCTGGGCACCCACCCCGACCACCAGGGCCGGGGCGTGGCCTCCTCGGCCCTGGCCCCGGTGCTGGAGCGCTGCGACCTGGACGGCACCGGCGCCTACCTGGAGTCCTCCAACCCGGCCAACGTGCCCTTCTACGAACGCCACGGCTTCCGGGTCACCGACCGCGTCGCCCCCGGCGGCTGCCCCCCGCTCGACCTCATGTGGCGCGACCCCCAGGGCCCCTCCCGCCCGGCGCCGTGA